From the Salarias fasciatus chromosome 5, fSalaFa1.1, whole genome shotgun sequence genome, the window GATCATCAAGAAACCCTGAGTCCTTCTGATTGCTATGCTTCGTGTGTCTGCACGCTGTGGAGTCCAGACAACCGCCTCATTTTGGAGTTTGCTCACATCCCGGCCTGTTTCAGTCACTGACTCCTTGATTCTTCTGCAAATGTCTTTTCATGGTTTGTGCTTGTTTCTGGTCCAGTCTTCCAGTGGACATGAAAGCGGCTGTAGTTCCTCCCGCGGCCTCAGTAAACTGCTGAATGTGGACTATAAAAGGCCCCTCCGAGGAGCAGGAGCCGGTCCTGGCAGCAGGTCCGGGCCTGATGTGAGCCGGGTTGTAAtgtggtgaagctgcagctcggAACGGGAAAAGTACACGACCCTGAACGCGTTCGAGTAATCCAATCACTACGGAAAAAATAGGCAAATCTTATCAGCTGATTTATGGAGGGCTGCTGCAGTTTCCTTCTGCCCTCTGCTGAACACAAAGCAAGATGAACGAGCCTCGTTAATGTCTTCCTGAGCGGAGCCCGAGGCTGCCGGACCGCCCGGGTCCAGGAAACAGCCTCCATAATCAGCCCAGATCGATCTGACAGAGGATGTTTACCTTCTCTGGAGGGCTGAGTCATGATGCAgggagacgtgtgtgtgtgtgtgtgtgtgtgtgtgtgtgtgtgtgtgtgtgtgtgtgtgtgtgtgtgtgtgtgtgtgtgtgtgtgtgtgtgtgagagagagctgACTCCTTCTCCTCTCGTCTGCAGGCAGGAAAGTAGCAGAGTCCACCCCGACCTTCCTCTCACCCTCGGGGACTGAGAGCGCCAAGATGGTGCTGCGAgacgagcagctgcagctggagtgcATCGCAGCTGGACTGTGAGCGCACACAACCACAcgcatgcatgtgcacacacacacacacacacacacacacacacacacacactgtatttatTGGTAAATAGACACTAATGTGTATGTTGACTGAAATTGAAGGTGCAGGAATCCATTCTGACGTTGCTCTGACTTCTTGATGATTTGACGTTTTCCTGGTCCCTCATTGCAGAGATTAATCTGTGCTGCTTGTAGCttcagtttgacctttgacctagGTGCAGGAGGAAGACACGTTCACACAGTgtcctcctcagtctgctgaGCGGACGTGCCAGACCCCCACCCTGCAGGATGGGGCTGTGCTGAAACTCTCAGAAAGAAGTGTTCAGTCTGTTGAACCTCTGAATTCTACTGAATGAAAAAGCCTGAACGGCgtgaaagcagaggaggaaatgaCCCTGAACACACGTCTCCCCCCGCCTGCCTCCccagccccacccccaccatcAAGTGGTTCAAGAAAGGTGGAGAGCTGCCGCTACGCAAGGTGAAGTTTGAGAAATACAACAAGGTCCTGCGGATCGTCAACGTGTCGGAGGAGGATGCCGGGGAGTACGTGTGCATGGCCATCAACCACATCGGCAGCATCCGGCACTCCATCTTTGTTCAGGTCAAAGGTGAGCGTTCAGGTCCGGCACAGACGAAGGCCGTCCTCCGTCCTGCCGACAGGCTAACCGGTCCGGACCCCCTCGTGTCCCCCCAGCGGCGCCGTACTGGCTGGACAAGCCCACAGACCTGGTGCTGGCTCCAGATGAGAACGGACGCCTGGTGTGTCGGGCCAACGGAAACCCCAAGCCCAACATCCAGTGGCTGCACAACGGGCTGCCCATCGAGAGTACGGCGCCTCCCCGCACGCTGCCAGCTTCACTCTGTCAGCAGACGGactctcctctcacctcctgTGCTTTCTGCCCCCCCTCAGTGGCGATGCCCAGCACCAACAGGCAGGTCCTGGGAGACACCATCCTCTTCCGCTCGGTGCAGATCGGAAGCACCGCCGTGTACCAGTGCAACGCCTCCAACGAGCACGGCTACCTGCTGGCCAACGCCTTCGTCAGCGTCCTCGGTGAGACAAGGACAGACGCATCTGACCTTTCACTCTCTGACCTGACCCTAGCTACGGCCGATCACGGTTCTCTGAGTCCCTCTGAGCGGCGAACTCTTTTCACCTCCGTCCTGCAGACATGCCTCCCAGGATGCTGGGTCCCAAAAACCAGCTGATTAAAGTCATCAAGAACAAGCGCACCTTCTTGGATTGCCCCTTCTTCGGCTCCCCTCTGCCGGAGCTGCGCTGGTGAGCGTCCGGAGCGTGAACTCCCGGTGTGAGCGGCGCCTCAGAGAGCTTCAGCTGCCACGTGGCTTCCTGTGTCCAGGTTCAAGAACGGGCAGGGCAGCGGGCTGGACGGCGGCCAGTACCGCGCCTACATCAACGGCACGCTGGAGATCAAGCGGGCGCTGGCGGAGGACGAGGGCACCTACACCTGCGTGGCCAGCAACATACTGGGCAAGGCGGAAAACCAGGTCCGCCtcgaggtcaaaggtcaggcacGCTTCACACCTGCTGTGTCAACTTGAAACCTTTTGCTTTCCCTGTGCCAAACAGCCTGCTCTCTGCAGTTCAGAGGAAGTCTGCTGTGCCTTTAATCAAGTGCCTgatccagcacacacacacacacacacacacacacacacactcgtgtgaGTCTcagtgagtgtatgtgtgtgtgtgtgtgtgtgtgtgtgtgtgtgtgtgtgtgtgtgtgtgtgtgtgtgtgtgtacatcacCCTGTGCCTCGTCACTCTGACCCAGATCGGACTCGTATCGTTGGAGCTCCGGAGCATCAGACCTCCATCAGAGGCTCCACGGCTCGTTTCGTCTGTCAGGTGAACTCTGACCCCAGCCTGCCCATCACGGTCACCTGGACCAAGGACGACAAGCCGATCCACCTGGGATGGAGGTAAACACAACAACCTGTGTGTCACAAACTACGCTACGTCGGTGTGTGGACTGCACCCATACACCCTGACAGAGAGGCTTTCTGCTTGTTCAGGAGCATTTAGGAGAGTTGTAGTTCAATTAATCACCACGAGAGGGAGCTGTAGTGTACCTGCTGGCCTGGTGAAAGACACTCAAGGTTTCTCTGGTCCCAGCTCGTCTAGAACGGCGACATCGTGAAGGCCTCCCCTCAACTGAAATCAATAACACTGTCAGCATCAAGTGAAGCCCTGCAGTGCTCTCCACACTGTAACTgccagtatgtgtgtgtgtgtgtgtgtgtgtgtgtgtgtgtgtgtgtgtgtgtgtccaggctgaAGAAGGATGGCGAGTCGCTGACCATCCCCAACGTCAATGAGGGCGACGAGGGATTGTACACGTGCACCGTAGCATCAGAGATAGACCAGGACTCGGCGTCGGCCCGCCTCACGGTGTTAGGTACTCTCTCCCTGAAGAATCCAGAAGCTTCATCACCTGGAGGCGCCTGTGTGCTCAACGCTTCAACACTGCAGCAACGTTTAATCAGCCTCAATCCGTCTAAAGCAGGGCTATACAACTtaagcattagcattagccttgGCATTAGCATCACAGCCCCAGTGTTTTCCTGTAAATAGAGAACTGATGGACATTTCACACCACATATCTGCACCTAGGTACTGGAATGAGTTCTTAGGCAGTGACCAAACAGAAATCCATAAAAACACCAGGAGGGAAACACTGGCCCGTGGTCAGCCTCCTCTTATCGTCAGGATCTACTCAGTGGTGGAGGAATCCCAGCTGGACAGTGTCAGGGTCCGTTTCCTTCAGCCTGTATGGAAATGCCTTCAGATGATTaactctctgctgtgtttcagctctGTGCCTTCAATGGACACCGGGCACACCGGGCACACCGGGCACGCCGGGCTACGACTAAACACTTTACTAATCGTGTGGATTAGACTGAACTCCACCTCTAGTTTGCATGCAGCACATTGAGTTCCCGTGGCGTCTCGTAGTGAAGCAGTTTGAGGCCTCAGCGCTGATGGTTGTCTGGACCGACTGAGCGCTCTCCGTCGCCCAGACATCCTCACAGTCTGAACGTAACGCGCTTACGTTCACGTCTCGAACTGCGGCTAACTCTCCTACTAAATGATTGGTGAGCAGTGATGCTGGTTGTCCTGTAGACTAACGCTGCCCTCTAACCTTTATGCCCACGCCCTGCTccctgaccccgccccgccccgccccgcagAGGAagcctccctccacccctcagtcTCTAGTGCCTTGCCTCCAGGTAACACTCGGCTCGCTcaccagctcttctgtctcgtctgttctttctttttcttctcttgttcTTCCCAGTGCCTCTCTGTctgactgtttttactgaaaatctACAAAGATGAAAATCTTATATTCACTTTATTCCCTTGCAATGAATGTGCAACACTTAATAAATTGTATTTAACAGAAGATCTTTTGTGTTCCTCTGAAGTTCCCTTAGTGCCCATTTGGTTAGATTTCTGTTCCCTTATAATATTTACTTATTTCCTCTTGATCCTTCTGACGCTCAGGTTATTCAGATTATTTCATCAcattgtttttaacttttaccCTCACAGTGACTATTTCTTAATGTGTTTGTGCTGAATtggaatatatatttttttacttcagatTAACAGTCTTTCCCTTTATTCTTCATCTTTCTTCCTGTCAATACTCGTTTGTTTCTTCACAACCACTTCGGTCTTGAATTGTCCTCGTCTTGAATGCATgatttggtttttgtttgaaatctCGCTTGTTTCTGTTGCTTCACATGTGAATTTTTTTCTACCTCAAATTAACTTCTAGGTTTTCCTTCAGTGTGtcagtttttttgtctttcatttgtttcactGCATCTCATTAGAAATGTCTTCATTCTAATGTTTCAGATTCAGAAGACACCTTTTACTTCTTCATTAGCAGCAGTAACGTTTCCATTTCCCCAGCAtgctgtgtgtctctgagtcAATCCAGTCATTCATTAACAGTTAGCAGAGACTTAATGTTTCCTGTGTGAGTGAAAagcttctgcatgtgtgtgtgcttgtgttgatgtttgatatgtgtctctgTAGACCGTCCCGACCCGCcgatggacctggacctgtcGGACCCGGCGGCCCGGAGCGTTCGTCTCACCTGGATTCCGGGAAATGACCACAGGAGTCCGATCACAGGTCAGTGTGGCGCTCGTGGCTCACAGATGACTCGGGAGGTTTCGAAGCCGCAGGTTTggagtatgagtgtgtgtgtgtgtgtgtgtgtgtgtgtgtgtgtgcgcgtgcagaGTTCCTGGTGCAGTTCGAGGAGGACCGCTGGGAGCCGGGCAGGTGGCAGGACCTGGCCTCCTTCCCCGGGGAGCTCAACTCCGTCATCCTGCAGCTCGCCCCCTTCGTCAACTACCAGTTCAGGGTCATCGCCATCAACTCGGTGGGCCAGAGCCAGCCGAGCCGGCCGTCGCCGCGCTACAAGACCAGCGGGGCTGGTGAGCTTCAcaacctgctcacacacacctgcgcacacacctgctgtcagaactctgcagactgtgaaaacctggtgttttctgctcttcagccCCGGACGCCATCCCCAGAGGTCTGCGAGGGTGGGGCTCCAAAAAGGACAACATGGAGATCTCCTGGGAGGTACGGCTCCAACGTGCAGCTCCAGCACTGACCTGCAGTCTGTGCTCCCATCAGAATCAGGCTTCTCAAAATATCTTATTGGTTTTTATGTTTCTCCTTTTGTTCCTAAAACCTGAAAAGAGTTGAAGAGAAACCAGCTACCACAAGTTTTAATCTTTCCTCCAAACACAAAACTGCAGATATAGACAGAAATACAGGTAACCATATCAATATAAAGTCTTCTTAGACAGAAGGATTTTGCTGAATTTAAGCATTTCTTCTCGTTATTCTCTGCAACGTGAAGACTGCAATAAACGATCAAAAGACCAAAATGTCTTTGTCCCACTTTAGGGCATTCCAGGAAAAATCCATCAGTCCGAACACAGATTGAATTATTGAACATCGAATTTAGATCAGGAAGCCATCAGACAGTCGGGAACCAGCAGCAGATCTGTTGTAATGTATGAGCTGTGCGTTAAAGTAAAGCTTCAAGCATCGATGTTGCTCTCAGTTACTGCAGCTGACTGAAGTCACACCAACCCGGTTGACTTGACAGTAGTTCCACGTTTGTGTGATTAGCTTGATGTGTGGttttcctgcagccgctgctcgACCTGGAGAGGAACGGTCCCAACCTGCACTACCAtgtgtggtggaggaggaaggactcCGGCGAGCCGTGGAGTAACGTGACCACGGCGGACTCCAAACACGTGGTCCAGAGCACTGACACCTACGTGCCTTACGAGATCAAAATCCAGGCCAGGAATGAGTTTGGATCCGGACCAGAGTCCAACGTGATCACTGGATACTCTGGAGAAGACAGTGAGTGGCGGATCGTCTCGTTCTGACTCCAGGACCAGATCTGTGGTCCTGGTGCGCTGCAGGCTGGAGAGATCCGGGACCTCACGTGTTCTGGAGACACGCTCTCGACAGGTTATTTGTTGTTCTTTGTGTTCAGAGCCCACCGAGGCGCCGGCCGACCTGCGGGTGTCCAGAGTGGACAGCACCAAAGCGAACATCCACTGGAAGCCCGTCAATCTGAGCTCCGTCCAGGGAGAGTTCAAAGAGTACAGAGTGAGACGTCACACTATCCCCTCAGTCACTCCGGGACCCTTCCTCCTGTACCCTCCTCACTGTCTTGACCTCTTGACCCTCTCCTCCCAGCTGTACTACTGGAGGGAGTCCAGCCTGGTCCCTGGTCTGAGCTTCAGTAAGGAGAAGAAGACCAAAGGCTTTTACAGCACGGTGGCCGAGCCGTCCGCCATCCTCAGCGACCTGGTCCCTTTCTCCAAATACAAGATGTTCATGGTCGTGGCCAACAACCGGTACGAGGGTCCGCCCAGTAACACGGTGGAGATCACCACCAAGGAGGGAGGTGAGGACGCAGCCATCCAGGCCACGTGCCATTTTCTTTATCATGGAACATAAACGATCTGTTACTCATCTGCAAgtcagaaaagaacaaaaaagtaaatagtaaaataaaataaagaagagaagaTTCAGACATTCATGACTGAAGTGGAAAAGCTGCGTATTTCACACATTGGCTCCTTTCAAAGGTGAAGAAACATCTCATGAAGCTCACCAGTGATTTACTACCACCATCAGCAGCGGCAAGGTCTTCTCTTAACAATGACGAGAATCTCTGTATGTTGGTGAGAGTGGGAGTgttcagtgtttggcttcactgggATCTTTACACCAATTCAGGACCACAAATTGGGGCCCACGGCTTTATTTCAGGGACTTAAAgatttcaattcagctttatttatgaagtgccaattccaacatggtcgtttctagacactttacagagaaacccaacagatccacatgagcagcataagAGACTgtagaaaggaaaaactcccttttaacaggaagaaacctgcagaaccaggctcagaggtggaggtgctgttccggttggggtgaggggacagagagagaaggagataggacagacaggttcttgtatctacatacagttcatatataaactcagggtacagaggctacaggaggaacaatcatcagtgacatgtagcaatacaatgaaattacactgaaacgagagaaaggagcagagctgggagccggttccacatggcagaacccggggttcagtaaaccttccacccactgggtccgggttcctccattaatcagtggagcagctgctttgGTTGAAGCCCAATTAGAACTGAATGCACCCATTGGATCCAGGccgtctcaatggatcagctgattgatgttctgtctgcgatccctccatcacggctctagtccacctcagagacagcctcttggtccagggttctggtgctctgactttttggtctcccacagtggaaagagagagagagagggcgagagatcattttatttgcattgaagtggacacaggttcacagatttatacaataaatccatgactcattttcccaacatcaccacGAAGAAGATTTGGGATCCACTTTCTTAGCAGTTTCTTATGCAGGGGGCCGATCAGccaagcagtagtgaaagtgacagctggaacTCAGGAGAAAGGAGGCTTTCAGCTGGTTTGTCTTTCTGTGCAGCAGGTGTGACATGGAGACCAGGACATATGGAGTGTGTTTTCTTGGAGGACACTAGGTCCTGAAGAATAATCTGCTCTCTTTGCATGTAGATAGTTTGTGAAACTGACGTATTTGGAAACAGAACCCATGACAAGACCATCCAACCTCAGCCTGAGGTGACGGGAGCAGCGTCGCCTTGCTGTGTTATTCCCCAGTTTTCTGatcactgcgtgtgtgtgtgtgtgtgtgtgtgtgtgtgtgtgtgtgtgtgtgtgtgtgtgtgtgtagttccTGATGCTCCGAGGTTCTTCAAGATCAGCCTCAGGAGTTTGGACACCATCAGCCTGGAGTGGGACAAGCCTGTGGAGCCCAATGGCATTCTGATCGGATACCAGCTCAAGTACCACACAGGTGAGCCGCTCTGCTTCCTCAGAcccaaaacaatgaaacacacaccgGTCTGTGCTCTCTGAGCCGGGACAGGCTCTGTCTGGAGGTGGTTCACCACCAGAAGCTCTGAATTCCCTCCGCAGCTTATCAGTCAAAAATCGACAAGTTAAATGGTAAAGCGTCACTGGCCAGCCATAATATTATGACCAGTGACACATGGAGTGATTAGCGCTGATCATCTCTTGACAGTGGCGTCTCCAATGGTTTTGGGTCCATTTGGCAGCTTGAACATTTCTAACACAAGAAAAATGGAGGAATCTGAGAATTCAAGTGGGTTTGAGATGAGtgaatccagtgtgtgtgtgtgtgtgtgtgtgtgtgcagtgaatGGTTCCAGGTTGGGTCGCCCTCAGCTGGAGACCTTCCTTCCCAATGTGACGGACTTCGCCATGCGGCTGTCGGGCCGCTCCACCCGCTATAAGTTCTTCCTGTCGGCGCTCACCCAGGTGGGCGCCGGGGAGAGCATCGCCGAGGAGCTGCCACACTTCGCCAACGAGGGTGAGTGCTTCCTGAACTCTGATCTTCACTTTAGAAACAAAAGAGGTGGAATAGTTTGAAGGTGTTTGAAAGGTGTGAGAGCAGATATCAGGGAATGCAGTCATAAGGACTTCATTTAGACTCTCATGGTTCTTGTTGAGAAATAAAAACTTAGAATAAAGTTAACAAACCTGCAGTTTATCGGAGTGTTTTGAAGAACTGCACATCTGTCAGAAGTTTGAGCTGAAAGGGCTCCTGTAGTCTGACGTCGTCTAACATCACCGTCCCAACacactttaacagagaaaagACCAACCGTCGTATCACACGTGGCCACTGAGCACACACCTATCAAAAACCcacaacacagaaacatcagagcattttcacactGATATCTCGGGGCGTCCTGGAATtcatgaaatacaaaatgaGGCACGAGTTGTACGATCGATGAAACATGGCGCTTCGGTGCTGCTCCACCTCTTCACACTCCGTCACTTTCACACCGAGGCCTGCGTCCAGGTCTCCACTTCACGGATGAACCAAccctgaaaacaacacagaacaaacagagaGGTGAAACGTTGTCAGAGTTTAGTGAAACAAACGCAGCAGACCTGTTCAAAGCCCTGAATCCGAGCACAGATCAAACTTCTGAGGTTCACTTCTGTGGATTATTTCAGTCATCATGGAGCTCCACTTAGATTCAGACTGTCTCTGCTTATTTTGTAGTGGAACTCGTCTCTCATAATTCTGACCTAAATGTTTTTTGGGATGTGGCACTAACCCACCTCCAGAGGGTCTGCCCACACAGCCCAGTTCATTCAACTGGTTTTTATTCTCCTCACCAGAGATTGGTACGTTTTGTCTGTAGAGGGATTCCTTTTGTTTCAGTCCTGAGTGCACGGATGTCAGATGCTGTTCACTGAATGTATCTGGGCTCTCGTGCCGCCAGGTACGGCTCTTTCAACTGTCTGCTTGTAACTTTGGAGGGCTGCAAATGTCTCCATCCACAGCTACAAACAGTCCCTCACACAGCtagtgtgtgtgagctgaggcGCTCTCCCGGAGCGAACAGTGTTATTTGACTGGATGTCAGTTTGCTGGAGGAGCTGTTCTGCTTGCAGGGCAGCAGGAGTGACTCAGCTGCTCCTGTCGTCCCGCCCTCacacctctcctctctcttcttccgTTGACAGAAGACTTTACTGAAGCTCCACTTCTAGGTAATGCTGCAGAAAGCACAGTGCATCCGCTTGCCGCCGTCTCCCGTCCATCATGTCCGCTGTCCTTCACACTCACAGCAGAGCAGTCCTCGTCTCTTCACACCACCTGCAGGATGAGCTGTCGGAGTGGGATTAAGATAATCCCGCCAGTGCAGGGCGGAGCAGGACTGCGTGAAACACACATCTCATTAGGTCGTTCTCACAGACATCTGAGGTGTTTAGTGGACGTTGATAATGGACGTGAGCGTTGGGCtgaactgctgtgtgtgtttctcctttgcgtgcctcctcctcatcctcacatctTTCAGTGAatgacgctgcagctctcagggAATGGACAACCCTGCTGcctggctgtctctctcttcaccACAGCTGGTTGAATCATGGCCGATACAGTTCCACACATTTGCTCATCGCAACATTGAACTTCACGAGGGGCGTCTCACTCAGCCGGGTTGCTGCTGTGTGACCCTGCCGTGACCtctgggagggaggggggtgggggtgcatGTCCCTGAACTGGGGAAAGAACCGCTTCTATGAATGGTTCAACTTGATGGGAAACAAACCAACTCTAACtctgcacacactcactggcttcaggttttcttttttcaaatcgCCTTGCCTTCATCATTCTTTTCCTGTGTGCACCGGTGCAAACACCATGCTGGATGTCCTGCTGGATGATACACGCATGCTAGGTGGGGTATGCTGGGGTGGGTGTGTTGAGGTGGGGTTGGGGTCTGTTTATGTGGGATGGGGGTCTTTTGGGACATGGAGTTGGGGTCTTTTGGGGGATAGGGTAGGGTTGGTGTACATAGAGTGGGATGGGGTCTGTAGAGGGGTAGAGTTGGGGTCTGTtgggggtgttgggggggggggggggtctagaATTTGACCTCCCTGGTCCAGTATTGGTGGATGGCAGATTGAATTGTGGGAAAAGGACTCTCCTCTCCACAGGGGGGCAGCAGAAGATCACAAACGTGAGCAAAGCTTCAGCAGATGGGagaattttcattttaaatcaaattaaatgtaaatccAACCACAGTGAGAATCCCTTTCTGAAGCAATCTGACCTTTTCTTTCTACTGCAGCCTAGTGAATATATTTCTGATTGCCCACATGTATTCTGGGTACTTTTCTAACATCTAAAGTCCTGTAGGTTACAGGACTTAAAGGTAGTGAATTCATCTAAACCAGCTGAGTGAGTGGCTGGTCGTGTGTGTACTCGTATTGTATTGTCGACATGATTAGTTCAGAGAACAAGTCAGACGTCAGAATACGCTCTGCTGAAATGCTGAACCCTGGAGGATTCTCCTGCCCCGTCGGCCTGGCTTCACCTTCCTGGGTTTAGTTCATTACAGCCACTGTGGATTTTGCTGGTGAGCAGAACAAATAAGGTTACTTTAAATCATGGTAGCTTTCAAGTGAGATTGTCTACCATAGGTCCAGCACTAATGGAggaatggaaatggaaaacctTAAGCTGTTATTCAGGACGCACGTTATCTGCCTGCACTGGAGATGCTGTAATATCTGGATGTGTCCTCTTGGT encodes:
- the nfasca gene encoding neurofascin homolog (chicken) a isoform X4, whose translation is MSGQGGSAAPALVSLLLLLWHRAAAIEVPLDLKQPPTITKQSVKDYIVDPRDNIIIECEGKGNPVPAFSWRRNGKFFNIAKDPRVTMRKRSGTLEIGFRSGGRPEDYEGEYQCFATNDFGTALSNKILLRVSKAPLWPKEVLEPEVVTEGSSLVLPCNPPPGLPPPITFWMDSLMNPIPQDERVSTGLNGDLYFSNVLVQDAQTDYSCNARFLFTHTIQQKNPITLRVQTSRKVAESTPTFLSPSGTESAKMVLRDEQLQLECIAAGLPTPTIKWFKKGGELPLRKVKFEKYNKVLRIVNVSEEDAGEYVCMAINHIGSIRHSIFVQVKAAPYWLDKPTDLVLAPDENGRLVCRANGNPKPNIQWLHNGLPIEMAMPSTNRQVLGDTILFRSVQIGSTAVYQCNASNEHGYLLANAFVSVLDMPPRMLGPKNQLIKVIKNKRTFLDCPFFGSPLPELRWFKNGQGSGLDGGQYRAYINGTLEIKRALAEDEGTYTCVASNILGKAENQVRLEVKDRTRIVGAPEHQTSIRGSTARFVCQVNSDPSLPITVTWTKDDKPIHLGWRLKKDGESLTIPNVNEGDEGLYTCTVASEIDQDSASARLTVLDRPDPPMDLDLSDPAARSVRLTWIPGNDHRSPITEFLVQFEEDRWEPGRWQDLASFPGELNSVILQLAPFVNYQFRVIAINSVGQSQPSRPSPRYKTSGAAPDAIPRGLRGWGSKKDNMEISWEPLLDLERNGPNLHYHVWWRRKDSGEPWSNVTTADSKHVVQSTDTYVPYEIKIQARNEFGSGPESNVITGYSGEDKPTEAPADLRVSRVDSTKANIHWKPVNLSSVQGEFKEYRLYYWRESSLVPGLSFSKEKKTKGFYSTVAEPSAILSDLVPFSKYKMFMVVANNRYEGPPSNTVEITTKEGVPDAPRFFKISLRSLDTISLEWDKPVEPNGILIGYQLKYHTVNGSRLGRPQLETFLPNVTDFAMRLSGRSTRYKFFLSALTQVGAGESIAEELPHFANEAYIDQVDIATQGWFIGLMCAIALIILILLIVCFIKRSRGGKYPVRDKKDLPLDPVDQKDQDGSFDYQ